A single genomic interval of Aegicerativicinus sediminis harbors:
- a CDS encoding energy transducer TonB produces MLSKKNPNLDVGRNSSLYFAVGLNVMLFLTWFGLEYKTYDRATYAKDILVMEEEFQEEIPVIDLNVPPPPPPPAAVTENITVVEDAKEIEETIVESTEMNLDDAIEDQVVAVEDVGVEEVEEDIEVPFAVIENVPIFPGCEKGTEAERKACFQAKIQEHVRKNFSYPPMAVELGIHGRVFVIFTINKEGITSNLKTRGPDKLLEKEAERIIASLPKMTPGKQRGRAVNVPYSIPINFILANQ; encoded by the coding sequence ATGTTATCAAAGAAAAATCCAAACTTAGATGTAGGTCGAAACAGCAGCCTTTATTTCGCTGTTGGTCTCAATGTAATGTTATTTTTAACATGGTTTGGTCTTGAGTACAAAACCTACGACAGAGCAACATATGCCAAAGATATTTTGGTAATGGAAGAAGAATTCCAAGAAGAAATCCCTGTTATTGACTTAAATGTTCCACCTCCACCGCCACCTCCTGCAGCCGTAACCGAAAATATTACTGTTGTTGAAGACGCTAAGGAAATTGAGGAAACAATTGTGGAAAGTACGGAAATGAACTTAGACGACGCAATTGAGGATCAGGTTGTAGCTGTTGAGGATGTTGGTGTAGAGGAGGTCGAAGAAGATATAGAAGTTCCTTTTGCAGTCATTGAAAATGTGCCCATTTTTCCTGGTTGTGAGAAGGGGACGGAAGCAGAACGAAAAGCCTGTTTTCAAGCTAAAATTCAAGAGCATGTTCGTAAAAACTTCTCTTATCCGCCAATGGCCGTTGAGTTAGGCATTCATGGTCGGGTATTTGTAATTTTTACGATTAATAAGGAAGGCATAACTTCCAATTTAAAAACTCGTGGACCAGATAAGCTTTTAGAGAAGGAGGCAGAAAGAATTATAGCTTCTCTTCCTAAAATGACACCTGGTAAACAAAGAGGAAGGGCCGTGAATGTTCCTTACAGTATACCTATTAATTTCATTTTGGCAAATCAGTAA
- a CDS encoding DUF1573 domain-containing protein — MKKVILGLSALCMVAFTACKDDATSKIKEENVAEAAERDATAGEFPEISFAETEHDFGTIINGTPVETKFSYTNTGESPLVVSDIKSTCGCTVPSDWKKEPLAPGETAEFTVKFNGRGTPGNQVSKVITLTTNTESGKEQVKIKAFIEADPNAPKTDS, encoded by the coding sequence ATGAAAAAAGTTATCCTAGGATTAAGTGCCCTATGTATGGTTGCTTTTACAGCATGTAAAGACGATGCTACAAGTAAGATAAAGGAAGAAAATGTGGCTGAAGCTGCTGAAAGAGATGCAACCGCAGGTGAATTCCCAGAAATTAGTTTCGCTGAAACTGAACACGATTTTGGTACCATTATTAATGGAACTCCAGTAGAAACAAAATTTTCTTATACAAATACCGGAGAATCTCCTTTAGTTGTAAGTGATATTAAAAGTACATGTGGATGTACAGTTCCTTCAGATTGGAAAAAAGAGCCTTTAGCTCCCGGAGAAACAGCCGAATTTACAGTTAAATTTAACGGTAGGGGAACTCCAGGTAACCAAGTGTCAAAGGTTATTACTTTAACTACCAATACAGAATCTGGAAAAGAGCAAGTAAAAATCAAGGCTTTCATCGAAGCAGATCCAAACGCTCCAAAAACTGATTCATAA
- a CDS encoding DUF1684 domain-containing protein, whose protein sequence is MRKFKPLKISILGLISLLAISCNTPNKSIISIDYQNEMDTYWKKRRDSRENNYLKLCGFLKLEDSISFFGYNDDLSPEINEPMSDTIGKFLTTTDSILFFPLNQHNTRTEDGKTIEKLNYPLDSNGNSEKLYFKDLYWQIITRSNKKYVRVWHSKNPAVEHFKGYEKFPLNSDLRLKAYFKYYEEAKHEEVKSQLGLPSSQSFVGKLTFMFNENNYSLDVVTDGFLMVSDDTSGEKTYGGGRYLDLDLPEKNDSIILDFNKLYNPPCIFSDFTTCIYPPTQNYLPFQVLAGETSMAKQ, encoded by the coding sequence ATGAGAAAATTTAAACCTCTAAAGATTTCTATTCTTGGATTAATTTCTTTGCTTGCAATTTCTTGCAATACACCCAACAAGTCTATTATTTCTATAGATTACCAAAATGAAATGGATACTTATTGGAAGAAAAGACGTGATTCAAGAGAAAATAATTATCTAAAATTATGCGGATTCCTTAAACTTGAAGATTCTATTTCTTTTTTCGGTTACAATGATGACTTAAGTCCTGAGATCAACGAACCTATGAGTGATACCATAGGTAAATTTTTAACCACCACCGACTCGATACTATTTTTCCCCTTAAATCAGCATAATACTAGAACTGAGGACGGAAAAACAATTGAAAAATTAAACTATCCATTAGACAGCAATGGCAATTCGGAAAAACTATATTTCAAAGATTTGTATTGGCAGATAATTACCAGATCAAATAAAAAATATGTTCGGGTGTGGCATTCCAAAAATCCAGCTGTAGAACATTTTAAGGGGTACGAAAAATTCCCTTTGAATTCTGATTTAAGACTTAAAGCCTATTTTAAATATTACGAGGAAGCCAAACATGAAGAAGTGAAATCTCAACTCGGCCTTCCTTCTTCCCAATCCTTTGTTGGAAAATTAACCTTTATGTTCAACGAAAACAATTATTCCCTAGATGTTGTAACTGATGGTTTTTTAATGGTTAGTGATGACACTTCTGGCGAAAAAACTTATGGCGGTGGCAGATATCTGGATTTGGATTTGCCCGAGAAAAATGATTCTATAATTCTAGACTTCAATAAACTATATAATCCTCCTTGTATATTCAGTGATTTCACAACATGTATATATCCCCCAACTCAAAATTATTTGCCGTTTCAAGTATTGGCAGGTGAAACCTCCATGGCTAAACAATGA
- a CDS encoding ABC transporter ATP-binding protein codes for MKELQHLNKYFYKYRYKLLAGVIITIIARIFLLFTPELIGNSVDIIDDYRNNIVTDVSYVRTELLINILYIIGAAIVGGMFTFLMRQTIINVSRYIEFDLKNEVYQQYQRLSLNFYKSNRTGDLMNRISEDVGKVREYAGPAIMYSINTITLFVIVLFLMFKAAPTLTLYTIIPLPILSVFIYILSKQIHKKSTIVQQWLSKLSSFTQESFSGIAVIKSYGIEEKVNVDFEILSTEHRGKNIDLAKVQALFFPLMILLIGLSNILVIYIGGRQYMDGQIESLGVIAKFIIYVNMLTWPVATVGWVTSVIQRAEASQKRINEFLKEEPEIKNKVEQHTTIEGHIQFNDVSFTYPDTNIQALKHVSFELKPGETIAILGKTGSGKSTILDLIGRLYDVSSGNITIDDRAIDQINLDDLRKSIGYVPQDAFLFSDTIKNNIKFGKADATDEEIIEAAKNANVHKNIVKFSKGYDTILGERGITLSGGQKQRVSIARAIIKQPEILLFDDCLSAVDTETEEKILKNLMKLAKNTTTIIVSHRISSAKNADKVIVLKDGEIIQAGNHQNLVAQEGYYKDLYMKQLTEKEL; via the coding sequence ATGAAAGAACTTCAGCATCTCAACAAGTATTTTTATAAGTATCGATATAAACTTTTAGCAGGTGTAATTATTACAATAATAGCTAGGATATTTCTATTATTCACACCTGAACTTATTGGTAATTCAGTTGATATAATTGATGACTATCGTAACAATATTGTTACGGATGTATCTTATGTTAGAACTGAACTGCTTATTAATATTCTATATATTATTGGGGCTGCTATTGTAGGTGGTATGTTTACTTTTTTAATGCGTCAGACCATTATTAACGTGAGCCGTTATATTGAATTCGACTTAAAAAATGAAGTTTATCAACAATACCAACGTTTATCCCTAAATTTCTACAAAAGCAATCGTACGGGGGATTTAATGAACAGAATTAGTGAGGATGTCGGTAAGGTAAGGGAATATGCGGGACCTGCAATAATGTATAGTATCAATACAATTACATTATTCGTAATTGTTCTTTTCCTCATGTTTAAGGCAGCACCTACTCTCACACTCTATACCATAATTCCGCTCCCAATTCTGTCGGTGTTTATATATATATTAAGTAAACAAATACATAAGAAAAGTACTATTGTACAACAGTGGTTATCAAAACTTTCCTCTTTTACCCAAGAGTCTTTTAGCGGTATTGCCGTCATTAAATCTTACGGCATTGAGGAGAAGGTAAATGTGGACTTTGAAATACTTTCAACCGAGCACAGAGGTAAAAATATTGATTTAGCAAAAGTTCAAGCTCTTTTCTTTCCCTTAATGATACTATTAATTGGATTGAGCAACATCCTGGTAATTTATATTGGTGGAAGACAATATATGGATGGTCAAATTGAAAGTCTTGGAGTTATTGCCAAGTTTATTATCTATGTAAATATGCTTACCTGGCCAGTGGCCACAGTAGGCTGGGTCACCTCAGTTATTCAACGTGCTGAGGCGAGCCAAAAACGAATCAATGAATTTTTAAAGGAGGAGCCTGAGATAAAAAACAAGGTTGAACAGCATACAACCATTGAAGGGCATATTCAATTCAATGATGTTTCCTTTACCTACCCAGACACCAATATACAAGCATTAAAACATGTAAGTTTTGAATTAAAACCTGGAGAAACCATTGCAATTTTGGGCAAAACCGGATCTGGTAAATCAACCATCCTAGATTTAATTGGTCGCTTATACGATGTTAGTTCTGGCAATATTACAATTGATGATAGGGCAATCGACCAAATAAATTTAGACGATTTAAGAAAAAGTATCGGATATGTCCCACAGGATGCTTTCTTATTTTCCGACACTATAAAAAACAATATTAAATTCGGCAAAGCTGATGCAACCGATGAAGAAATCATTGAAGCCGCAAAAAATGCCAATGTCCATAAAAATATTGTGAAGTTTTCTAAGGGGTATGATACCATTTTAGGAGAAAGAGGGATTACATTATCAGGTGGTCAAAAACAACGGGTTTCTATTGCTAGAGCTATTATAAAGCAACCAGAAATACTACTGTTCGATGATTGTCTTTCGGCTGTAGATACTGAAACGGAGGAAAAAATTCTTAAGAATTTAATGAAGCTGGCAAAGAATACAACAACAATAATTGTAAGTCATAGAATCTCTTCTGCTAAAAATGCAGATAAGGTAATTGTATTAAAAGATGGGGAAATAATCCAAGCTGGAAATCACCAAAATCTTGTTGCGCAAGAGGGTTATTACAAAGACCTTTATATGAAACAACTGACAGAAAAAGAATTATGA
- a CDS encoding thioredoxin family protein — translation MARTPSNMLPLETIAPSFQLKDTVTGDIVGIPKDKGINGTVVMFISNHCPFVKHVNKEISIIAKKYTSRGIQFIAVSSNDIEKYPEDAPNKMKEMAIEQDFIFPYLFDSSQKVAKDYDAACTPDFYLFDENLKLVYRGQLDDSRPGNGIPVTGKDLRSAIEAIFSNIPVSEHQKPSIGCNIKWKS, via the coding sequence ATGGCTAGAACACCTTCAAATATGTTACCCTTAGAAACTATAGCACCAAGTTTTCAGTTAAAAGATACGGTTACGGGCGATATTGTTGGTATACCAAAAGACAAAGGAATAAATGGAACTGTAGTAATGTTCATATCTAACCACTGTCCATTTGTAAAACATGTAAATAAAGAAATATCAATAATAGCCAAAAAATATACTTCGAGAGGGATTCAATTTATTGCGGTCAGCAGTAATGATATTGAAAAATATCCTGAAGATGCGCCAAATAAAATGAAGGAAATGGCTATTGAACAAGATTTTATCTTCCCATATTTATTTGATTCTTCCCAGAAAGTTGCCAAAGATTATGATGCCGCTTGTACACCAGATTTTTATTTGTTTGATGAAAATCTCAAATTAGTGTACCGAGGTCAATTAGATGATTCCCGCCCTGGTAATGGAATACCAGTGACGGGAAAAGATCTTAGGTCTGCCATAGAAGCAATATTTTCAAACATACCCGTAAGTGAACATCAAAAACCTAGTATTGGTTGTAACATCAAATGGAAATCGTAA
- a CDS encoding YdeI/OmpD-associated family protein gives MAGITSVEEYLEKHKQYHSELQLLRETILETELEECIKWGAPVYTLNGKNVVGLGAFKNHFGVWFFNGVFLSDPKNVLFNAQEGKTKALRQLRYVTEKDIDKVVLRNYLREAIQNQKDGKELIPVKKSKKVELPKELSEVLNNNAILKTSFFNLAPYKQREYAEFIESAKREATKQTRIDKIIPLIEEGIGLNDKYKNC, from the coding sequence ATGGCCGGAATTACTTCCGTAGAAGAATACTTAGAGAAACATAAACAATACCATTCTGAATTGCAACTCTTGAGAGAAACTATCCTAGAAACAGAATTGGAAGAATGTATTAAATGGGGCGCACCAGTATATACCTTAAACGGAAAAAATGTTGTAGGGCTTGGAGCCTTCAAAAATCATTTTGGAGTATGGTTTTTTAATGGAGTTTTTTTAAGCGATCCTAAGAATGTACTGTTTAATGCACAAGAAGGAAAAACTAAAGCACTTCGCCAATTACGTTATGTAACTGAAAAGGATATAGACAAAGTTGTGCTTCGAAATTATTTAAGAGAAGCCATTCAAAACCAAAAAGATGGCAAAGAATTAATTCCAGTTAAAAAGAGCAAAAAGGTTGAACTGCCAAAAGAGCTTTCTGAAGTGTTGAACAACAATGCCATTTTAAAAACCTCTTTTTTTAATTTAGCCCCTTATAAACAAAGGGAATATGCCGAATTTATAGAATCGGCAAAAAGAGAAGCCACTAAACAAACAAGGATTGATAAAATAATTCCTTTGATCGAAGAAGGTATCGGCTTAAATGATAAATACAAAAACTGCTAA
- the nusB gene encoding transcription antitermination factor NusB — MQTIYAFGADENEDLKKYEAFLNQSFNGMFDLHVSILALLVEVQKRAESQIERTKNQILNNNKGIPSAVKLANNQLLLLLRNDAEFTELVEKRKLNFWYLDFEYVEILFKSILNSKLYASYLGEIEESFKIDRNFVADIFSEIIAPNEKLYDYFEDKKLTWLDDLPLINTSLLRLIQKAKPHSNIHHFLPELFRDEDDREFGMALLKKTVLNSSKLNNEVTNYTTNWDSERIAQMDMVLLQMAICEFQNFNSIPFKVTINEYIEIAKEYSTPKSSIFINGILDRIVKDYKESLKYVKVGRGLL, encoded by the coding sequence ATGCAAACAATTTATGCATTTGGAGCTGACGAGAATGAGGACCTAAAAAAATATGAGGCCTTTTTGAATCAGAGTTTTAATGGAATGTTCGATTTGCATGTAAGTATCCTTGCGCTTTTGGTTGAGGTTCAAAAAAGAGCTGAATCTCAAATAGAGCGAACAAAAAATCAAATCCTAAATAATAACAAAGGGATACCCTCGGCAGTTAAATTGGCCAATAACCAATTGTTGTTGCTTTTGAGAAATGATGCGGAGTTTACAGAATTGGTAGAAAAACGTAAACTGAACTTTTGGTATCTGGATTTCGAGTATGTAGAAATTCTATTTAAAAGCATTTTAAACAGTAAACTATATGCTTCCTATTTGGGAGAAATAGAGGAATCTTTTAAGATTGATCGTAATTTTGTCGCGGACATTTTTTCGGAAATAATTGCTCCAAATGAGAAGCTTTACGATTATTTTGAAGATAAAAAGTTAACTTGGTTAGATGATCTTCCATTAATTAATACAAGCCTATTGCGACTTATTCAAAAGGCCAAGCCCCATTCCAATATTCATCATTTTCTGCCAGAGTTATTTAGGGACGAAGATGACCGTGAGTTTGGTATGGCTCTTTTAAAGAAGACTGTTTTGAATAGTTCAAAATTGAATAATGAGGTTACAAACTATACCACTAACTGGGATTCAGAAAGGATTGCCCAGATGGATATGGTCCTGCTTCAAATGGCAATTTGTGAGTTTCAAAATTTTAATTCTATTCCGTTTAAAGTAACAATAAACGAGTATATCGAAATCGCTAAGGAATATTCAACACCGAAGAGTAGTATTTTCATCAACGGTATCTTGGATAGGATTGTAAAAGACTATAAGGAGAGTTTAAAATACGTTAAAGTCGGTCGCGGGCTGCTATAA
- a CDS encoding Glu/Leu/Phe/Val dehydrogenase dimerization domain-containing protein → MISDDLRINDLKKVDPVFGQLSFDDHEQVIFCHDKDTGLKAIIGIHNTVLGPALGGTRMWPYQNEWEALNDVLRLSRGMTLKSAITGLNLGGGKAVIIGDSSTQKTPELMRKFGEFVHSLNGKYITAEDVGMTTEDMDIVREVTPYVTGISENKGGAGNPSPITAFGVFMGMKAAAKFKFGTDVLEDRKIFVQGVGSVGGALIEYLLDEGAKVTITDINKECLEKIAKRYHVDIFDGDFFDEQMDIYAPCALGATINDDTVYRLKTQIIAGAANNQLADENVHGRILKERGILYAPDFLINAGGIINVYAELENYGKQEIMRKTENIFNTTLEIFERSKREDITTNQAAVQIANERIETRKLENSKR, encoded by the coding sequence ATGATTTCTGACGATCTCCGAATTAATGATCTTAAAAAAGTTGACCCAGTTTTTGGACAACTTTCCTTCGATGACCACGAGCAGGTTATTTTCTGCCACGACAAAGATACTGGTTTAAAGGCAATAATTGGTATTCATAACACCGTTTTGGGGCCAGCCCTTGGGGGAACTAGAATGTGGCCCTATCAGAATGAATGGGAAGCCCTTAATGACGTATTAAGACTTTCAAGAGGTATGACATTGAAATCTGCCATAACGGGTTTAAATCTGGGTGGTGGAAAGGCAGTTATTATAGGAGATTCATCAACACAAAAAACTCCCGAATTGATGCGAAAATTTGGGGAGTTTGTACATTCTCTTAATGGAAAATACATTACCGCTGAGGACGTTGGAATGACAACCGAAGATATGGATATCGTAAGGGAAGTTACTCCATATGTTACTGGTATTTCCGAGAATAAAGGTGGTGCTGGTAACCCATCTCCGATTACTGCGTTTGGTGTGTTTATGGGAATGAAGGCAGCGGCAAAGTTCAAATTCGGTACTGATGTGCTTGAAGATAGAAAGATATTTGTTCAAGGTGTAGGCAGTGTTGGTGGTGCTTTAATTGAATACCTTTTAGATGAAGGTGCAAAGGTTACTATTACTGACATTAATAAAGAATGCCTGGAAAAAATTGCGAAGAGATATCATGTTGACATTTTTGATGGTGATTTCTTCGATGAGCAAATGGATATTTATGCTCCTTGTGCTTTAGGCGCAACAATTAATGACGATACTGTATATCGATTAAAAACCCAAATAATTGCAGGGGCAGCTAACAACCAGCTGGCCGATGAAAATGTTCATGGTAGGATATTAAAGGAAAGAGGAATTCTATATGCCCCAGATTTTTTGATTAATGCAGGCGGTATTATAAATGTATATGCCGAATTGGAAAATTACGGTAAGCAAGAGATTATGCGTAAAACGGAAAATATTTTCAATACTACCTTGGAAATATTTGAACGATCAAAAAGAGAAGATATTACAACTAATCAAGCTGCTGTTCAAATTGCCAATGAACGTATAGAAACGCGTAAATTGGAAAACTCCAAACGTTAA
- a CDS encoding PUR family DNA/RNA-binding protein, which translates to MSDNGMMDKEEIYSKVLRAGRRTYFFDVRATKAGDYYLTITESKKFTNDDGSFHYKKHKIYLYKEDFEEFKQNLDEMTDYIIDEKGQEVISERHQKDFKKEDDDYSEASTDRSTGSFTDISFDDI; encoded by the coding sequence ATGAGCGATAACGGCATGATGGATAAAGAAGAAATTTACTCGAAAGTACTTAGAGCAGGTAGAAGAACTTATTTTTTTGATGTACGAGCTACCAAGGCAGGAGATTATTATCTTACAATTACAGAAAGCAAAAAATTCACGAACGACGACGGTTCATTCCACTACAAAAAACACAAGATCTACCTTTACAAAGAGGATTTCGAAGAGTTTAAGCAGAATTTAGATGAAATGACAGACTACATTATCGATGAAAAAGGCCAAGAGGTAATTAGTGAGCGTCATCAAAAAGATTTCAAAAAAGAGGACGACGATTATTCTGAAGCATCTACTGATAGGTCAACCGGGAGCTTTACGGATATCAGTTTCGACGATATTTAA
- a CDS encoding tRNA-binding protein, which yields MIQFDDFNKVDIRVGTILEVSDFPKAHNPAYQILIDFGPLGRRKSSAQITALYKKENLIGKQILAVINFPEKQIANFKSQCLILGATSSEKVILLKPENPVPNGSKIS from the coding sequence ATGATTCAATTTGACGATTTTAATAAAGTAGATATACGTGTCGGTACTATTTTAGAAGTAAGCGACTTTCCCAAGGCACATAATCCAGCATACCAAATTTTGATTGATTTTGGGCCCCTAGGAAGGCGAAAGTCATCTGCACAAATAACGGCTCTTTATAAAAAAGAAAACCTTATTGGCAAACAAATTTTAGCTGTCATAAATTTTCCAGAAAAGCAAATTGCTAACTTTAAAAGTCAATGTCTCATTTTAGGAGCTACTAGTTCTGAAAAGGTTATTTTATTAAAACCTGAGAATCCAGTTCCAAATGGTTCAAAAATTTCCTGA
- the yajC gene encoding preprotein translocase subunit YajC: MGNLMDFLPFIAMFAVVYFFMIAPQMKRAKQEKKFASELKRGDKVITKSGMHGKVVDLSDKDDSCVIETLAGKIKFERSAISMEMSRKLNATPKA, from the coding sequence ATGGGAAACTTAATGGATTTTCTGCCATTTATCGCCATGTTTGCGGTTGTGTATTTCTTTATGATTGCACCACAAATGAAACGCGCTAAACAGGAAAAAAAATTTGCAAGCGAATTAAAAAGAGGTGATAAAGTGATAACAAAAAGTGGCATGCACGGCAAAGTTGTTGACTTAAGTGATAAAGACGACAGTTGTGTTATTGAAACGCTCGCGGGTAAAATTAAATTTGAGCGCTCTGCCATTTCAATGGAAATGAGTAGGAAATTAAACGCCACTCCAAAAGCCTAG
- a CDS encoding M14 family metallopeptidase has product MKQILSALLLVITFQNFGQFDKSLYNTSLEYYLPNGITYNSAIPTPESIIGHEVGEWHVTHDKLVQYMYTLAEASDRITIENRGATFEGRPILLLTITSPDNHKNLESIRTAHIANTEGENNATSNMPIVVYQGFSIHGNEPSGANAALLAAYHLAAAESQHVKDILNNAVILFDPSFNPDGLQRFSFWANSNKSNVLNPDPNDREYDEVWPRGRTNHYWFDLNRDWLPIQLPESQARIKTFHKWLPNILTDHHEMGTNSSFFFQPGIPERTHPLTPSKNQELTAKIGTFHAKAFDQIGSLYYTEEDYDDFYYGKGSTFPDINGSIGILFEQASSRGHLQESSNGVLTFPFTIRNQFTAALSTLEAAFNMREELLQYQKEFFDNSRKSHSGKKGKAIVFGDPKDASKSFQLAEIMKRQNIEIYQLKQDVNINGKQYKNGYSYVVPFDQKNATIIDAMFDIRTTFKDSLFYDISAWTFPYAFDLDFSSDISMASYAGEKIAELKRPQGSVRGKSSYGYVMSWHDYYAPRALYAILAKDLRAKVSLGEFKVDGKDYGYGTIFIPAQNQNITSDEVYTVLTEVAKNSFIHIDPISTGLTQGVDLGSRLIATVEKPKVGILVGDGISSYDAGEIWHLFDQRYRIPLSKLDTKDIGRMNLDRYNVIIMPTSYNIEDGALKNLKSWVENGGTLIAYKQAINVLTRNEFVKVKFKKNDLKAKNVNFALRDDFYGAQGIGGAIFEAKQDLTHPINFGYNDDKIALFRDTTIFMEADDNSFNNPIQYTKTPLLSGYISKPNLDSLAGTVPFKVNRLRRGKVILFTDNTNFRAFWYGTNKLLMNAVFFNDEM; this is encoded by the coding sequence ATGAAACAAATTCTATCCGCTTTACTACTAGTTATTACTTTTCAAAATTTCGGACAATTTGATAAATCTCTTTACAATACCAGCCTAGAATACTACCTGCCAAATGGGATAACTTATAATTCTGCCATTCCAACACCAGAATCAATTATAGGACATGAAGTAGGTGAATGGCATGTTACCCATGATAAACTAGTGCAGTATATGTACACCTTGGCCGAAGCATCTGATAGAATTACAATTGAAAATAGAGGGGCTACTTTTGAAGGTCGACCAATTTTGCTCTTAACAATCACCTCTCCCGATAATCACAAAAATCTAGAGTCAATAAGAACTGCCCATATTGCAAATACGGAGGGAGAAAATAATGCCACATCCAACATGCCAATAGTCGTATATCAAGGATTTTCAATTCATGGCAATGAACCTAGCGGTGCTAATGCTGCCTTATTAGCGGCTTACCATTTAGCCGCAGCGGAAAGTCAGCATGTAAAGGATATTTTGAATAATGCCGTAATACTTTTTGATCCAAGTTTCAATCCAGATGGCTTGCAGAGGTTTTCGTTCTGGGCAAATTCAAATAAATCTAATGTGCTTAACCCCGATCCCAATGATAGAGAATATGATGAAGTTTGGCCAAGGGGTAGAACAAATCACTATTGGTTCGATTTAAATAGGGACTGGCTTCCTATCCAACTTCCAGAATCACAGGCAAGGATTAAAACATTCCATAAATGGTTGCCCAATATTTTAACCGACCATCACGAAATGGGCACCAATTCTTCCTTCTTTTTTCAACCAGGGATTCCAGAAAGAACCCACCCACTTACACCAAGTAAAAACCAAGAACTTACAGCAAAAATTGGAACATTCCATGCCAAGGCATTTGACCAAATAGGCTCCCTTTATTATACAGAGGAGGATTATGATGACTTTTATTATGGAAAAGGTTCAACATTCCCAGACATAAATGGATCTATAGGTATTTTATTTGAGCAAGCGAGTTCGCGTGGTCATTTACAAGAATCTTCTAACGGCGTTTTAACTTTTCCATTCACCATAAGAAACCAGTTTACTGCAGCTCTATCAACCCTTGAAGCTGCCTTCAACATGCGCGAGGAATTATTGCAGTATCAAAAGGAGTTTTTTGACAATTCTAGAAAATCACACAGTGGCAAAAAAGGAAAGGCTATTGTCTTTGGGGATCCAAAAGATGCCTCAAAATCTTTTCAATTGGCTGAAATTATGAAGCGTCAGAACATAGAAATATATCAATTAAAACAGGATGTAAACATCAACGGAAAACAATATAAAAATGGCTACAGTTATGTAGTTCCTTTTGATCAAAAAAATGCAACCATCATAGATGCAATGTTTGATATAAGAACAACATTTAAGGATAGTTTGTTCTACGATATCTCAGCCTGGACATTCCCTTATGCCTTCGATCTCGATTTCAGTAGTGATATTTCTATGGCAAGTTATGCGGGTGAAAAGATTGCGGAACTTAAGCGACCACAGGGATCTGTTCGAGGAAAAAGTTCTTATGGCTATGTCATGTCTTGGCACGATTACTATGCACCTAGAGCCTTGTACGCGATCTTAGCGAAAGATTTAAGGGCAAAAGTTAGTTTAGGTGAATTTAAGGTTGATGGGAAAGATTATGGCTATGGAACTATTTTCATTCCTGCACAAAATCAAAATATAACTTCAGATGAAGTGTATACGGTCTTAACCGAAGTTGCCAAAAATTCTTTTATCCACATAGACCCAATTTCAACGGGACTGACCCAAGGTGTTGATCTAGGAAGTCGATTAATTGCTACTGTTGAAAAGCCTAAGGTTGGAATTTTGGTTGGTGATGGTATTTCCTCATATGACGCTGGCGAAATTTGGCATTTATTTGATCAACGCTACAGGATACCGTTATCAAAATTAGACACAAAAGATATCGGGCGCATGAACTTAGACAGATATAATGTTATCATTATGCCTACGTCGTACAACATAGAGGACGGTGCACTTAAAAACCTAAAATCCTGGGTTGAAAATGGTGGGACTTTAATTGCCTACAAACAAGCGATAAATGTCTTAACCCGAAATGAATTTGTAAAAGTAAAATTCAAGAAGAATGATTTAAAGGCCAAAAATGTAAATTTTGCTCTAAGAGATGACTTTTATGGAGCACAAGGTATAGGAGGTGCGATCTTCGAGGCAAAACAAGATTTGACACATCCCATTAATTTTGGTTATAACGACGATAAGATTGCCCTATTCAGGGATACAACTATTTTTATGGAAGCTGATGATAATAGTTTTAATAATCCAATTCAGTATACAAAAACTCCTCTATTAAGTGGATATATTTCTAAACCCAATTTAGATAGTTTAGCTGGAACAGTGCCATTTAAAGTAAATAGATTACGAAGGGGTAAAGTAATTCTATTCACCGACAACACAAATTTTAGGGCATTTTGGTACGGCACAAACAAATTATTGATGAACGCGGTTTTCTTTAATGACGAAATGTAA